The genomic interval TGGAAAGTGAGGTTTGGACTTCTTTATTGGTTGAATGAACCAAGCCTCCATTTGAATCATGCATCAATTTAAATGTCCTACAAGACCAAATTGACAAATATCTCATGCATtaagatgaaaaatatatttaagcacAAAACGATTCTTAATCTATAAACATCTCAAATGCGGTAATTAGCAAATACAATTCATTCAAAATTACCCAACCTCAACTAAAAAGACGTTGAATGTCAGACCAGTCAGAAAAAATTTATCGAAATTAAACAATCAATATTTTACCATGTGAATCATTtaagaaatcatcataattttttatatttttaaaattttaaatttttttactaaaactctaaaatttaaaaaatgaataaatttaaGAAATCATCATGATTTTAatgatgtattttttttaaaaaaaaatgagcttTTAAAATCATCAATGACTTTTATATGaaatttcttaataaaataattaaaattttacttttttttatttagttaggTCGAGTTATTTTTttgtatttaaataaaaaaaattatttattattttaatttagacTGATAGGTAAAAAAAGGTATTTTTTTAGAGAAAAATGAATGATGCgccttctaaaaattctagagcTTTGAGTTTATCCTCTCGTAAAACGCCgaggataaaataaaaaagaaaaacaatccgcATACAGATTTTAAATCAAACAGTCTatcattttttaataaataatcagAGAAATGGGCTTCGACTCTTGGAATCTATCCTTTAAATTCTCCTTTTCTTAGAAGTAACAAGATTAATATTAGGTAAGtcattaatattataatataattagtTAATATGAAATAAATTTATTACTATATAACAAATAAGTGTATAGAGAATTTTATCCtttcaagaatatttttgacATCAATGCTTGCATTaagcaatcaatcaattaagTTGATGATACATATATAGAAATTTATTTGTGGTTACAAAAAAAACATTTATGTCATATTTAatattacatatatatataagggCCTCATATTTAGTAGATATTAACCTGACATTTATTTTGGTTTTAGAATTCTTATAATAtaaatagatatatgtacatgagAAGAAGAGCAAAATAGTTTGTCATTATGGCATCAATGTGCCTAATTTACTTGTCATTGCTCTTCTCTCTTTTGCTTTGTTCAATTGAAGGAAGAAACAATATTCCCTTGACTGTGGAAGAAGATCTGGAGTTAGAGAATGAGCTCCAAAGCCTCAACAAACCCCCGGTCAAAGTCCTAAAGGTTTAAGTCTGAttcattttaataatattatttgccatattgatgatatataattttttctttttttatgttTACTTCGCTGCTGCGCGCAGTCTTTCACTGGGGATCTTTTTGACTGCATCCAAATGTACAAACAACCTGCATTCGATCATCCTGCTCTGAAAAATCATAAGCTACAGGTATTTAATTAACTATATACATGATTTTTTATATTAGCCAACAAATAGATTTTCTTAATTTATATGTATGTGTTTGCAGATTCGACCAAGTTTTCAAACGAAGAACGATGTGAATATGGATGAAAAATTTAAACCAGTTTTAGATCCAGGCTTCAACGATACTTGTCCTCTAGGAACTGTTCTCATTCGTCGAACTCGAAAAGAAGATCTAATCATAGCTAAAGAACTACCCAAATACTTCAGGAACTATGGCTCTAGATATCATGTTCTTGATTCTTCCGAACAGAATTATGTAAATATCATCGCAAAAGTAGAGTTCCAGCAGTTAGTTAAttccttaattaaattaattgaatgatACTCCTGTTGAATTTGTGAGTGCAGTATGCGATTGCTGAGAGCCAAAACGGTCGTTACCATGGCTTTGAATCAAAGATCACTACGTGGGCACTTCCAAATGTGGGGCCAAATCAAGTCTCTCAAAATCAAGTATGGATGATGGGAGACGTCGATGGTGATTATGACGACCTGAATGTTATTCAAACCGGATGGCACGTAAGTTACCCGGATATATATATACATTCACACGCATGCATATTTCTCATAAAATCAATTTGTTGATTCGATCttgtaattattattattatttcaggtTTATCCCCAGCTATATAAGGATACTTCTAGTCGTTTTTTCACTTTTTTCACAGTAAGTATATATATTCTAAAAACAACTAAACTACgtttttttaaaagtgttttaagTATATACCTACCTCACACATGATAATGCATATATTCAGACCGACGGTTACCAGACGGGCTGCATGAACTTAAATTGCAAAGGGTTCGTACAAGTCTCAGCAACCCATGCACCTGGATTTGCCTTCAAAGGTGACAACCTTTCTACGTACGGAGGCTTACAAGCATACTTTGACTTTCGAATACAAAAGGTACCTAgtgttgtttatatatatatactgaatgatTGTATCTATTTTTAAACGTATATGTTGAATATAATGGATGCAGGATCCTCAAAGTGGTAACTGGTGGTTGGCAATGGACCGTGCCAATCTTGGATATTGGCCAAAGGAGCTTTTCCCTAATCTAGACGTGTCGAAATTGATACAATTTGGAGGTCAAGTGCGTACACCCAACGATGTGCCGTCTCCTCCCATGGGGAATGGTCATTTTCCCCAAGAAGGGTATGATAAAGCCAGCTTTTTTTTGTTTTCACGGTTCATAGGGGAAGACAACCAAGCTTACACTCCGGGCGAGGGCAGTGCGTCTCTGAAAACGAATGCAGATGCCAAATATTATCAAATCGCAGGAGATCCTCCATCCAGAGGTGACTGGGATGTTGCTTATGGTGGACCGGGTGGGTTGGTTGCTGGGTAGTTATACTACTGAACTAATTGTGACATTATTGATATAATAATAAATCGTAATCTCTTTGTCGAATAAGAAAGGAAAGGTGTTTGTTGACGACATGATCGATCTATCATTTATACTAATTGCAATGCACTTTTCATGGACAATTTTGTATCTGCATTTTGTTTAAAAGGGGAGTTTTGACGATAAAATTATTATCGAATAATTAACTTTAAAGATATGAATTTGAGTTGTGAAAATAGTTTCTTGTACTataatgtaaaataaaattatgtataatAGATTCAATGTGATTGGATCTTTCCCCTTGAAATTCAGTATTAATGGAATTTTATGCACCAAACTGTCATTTATAATCTCCATTTTaactaattatttataaaatttgaatAGAAAACaagaatatcatctacaaataTATAGGAATTATAAAAAAATGGGTGTAAAATGTCCAAGTGAGATGTATGTGCCAAGAATTGAAATGCTAAAAAATGAATATTTACAGAGGAAAGTTGAATTTGTCAAACATTAATCTTGGCAAGCCATAcatgataaatttaaattaacttaataaaacttttaaagcaatcgatttttaattaattattttttaaaacttagagtTCTTGAAATCGACTAATTAATCTTTGAGGTAATCGGTCAACCCTCATGGAAGTTTTCCAACGATTAGGTTCTAAGATGGTAGCAAAAGGTGAATATATACATTCGTCCCTAGTATCCCCGTTAATCTATCCtaggaccaacacggaggaggtaaatcatgaacgattactagcttttggaatagtaactagcacataaaggaggtatttacatggatgaggtaaatcacgagcggctactagcctttggaatagtgattaatacataagggaggtatttatctcggctTTATCGAGATTCAAACCTCATatctcatgatgacaacactTCATGTGCTAACCATTAGACTACTCCGAGGAGATTTAGGTTCTAAGATGACATTATGGATAATGGTGCATGACTTGTTAATTAAAgaccaaaataatttgaaaagatgcatttattttttatttttttattttcgccAAAGGCAtcctaaaaaaaaaacaaaaagtcaaaaatattattattatagaaTATAGTAGCTATTTAAaattacttaatttaattaaaattacaacTAAAATACACTTATATTAAAATACTATTTATGAATTTAATCTAAAGtattcaaacttaatcaaaatcacTCTAGATTAAATCACTTTAACACAATTATAACAAAAATAGTAATTATTATCTTATTTGTGAGGTGAAAAATATAATAGGACAATAACTAATTAAATCCTACAATTGGGGCCATTTGGACTTTTCAATTAGTTAACTCATTCGTTTTCTATTTGCTAATTGTATTTAAAATCATCTTATTTTAATtgatcctctttttttttttttttttttggcaaaatcTTAATATACAAAGGAGACGATCAAGTGCTCCAATTAGGTATCCCAACCTTATCTAATCCCAACTTtgcttttttatatatatatatatatatatatatatatatatatatatatatatatatatatatatatatatataatcgtcCGATTAtctaaaaagattttatttttaggtttagGGATTGTATTATAATATTaagaataaatataattttaaattaacttttttaGGTTTGCAAGGGgtgttatttattattattttttttttgccttctTTGCCTCCCCCAcccaaattttcttttcatttgttcCTTCTCTTCGACGAAATCCTCTCCTCTTTTTGACACTGTTTTCGCAGCCACTCCTCGTCAGATGCCTCGGCCCAACTTCCAAGTTCCCCTTCCCCTCTTGACGAGCCTATCCTCGCCGAGACTCCGAAGTTCCTTCTCCTCACCAGTCACCGTGACTCTTCGCCCGTCCTCGCCGAGACTCCGAAGTTCCCTCTCCTCACCGTGGCTTTTCCTCGCCACGACGCTTAAGTGGTTATATGTCTCAGGAATAAACTCAGCCGACACCGCCCAACACCAGGACCGGTAACGACTCTTTTTCTTTCCTAATGGCTGTGAACTTTGTCTTATGTTTAATTAAATCTTTTCGCTATTCATTTAACTTTGTTGGATACGGATTAATAGAGTTGGCTTGGTGCGATTTGGGTACCGATGGTAAAAAACTCGTAGGATGTTTAAAGCTACTTTGAATTGTACAAAAATTAACACATATTTGTGAAGTGAATGTTTTGTTGAGGCTaatatatcatcatcatcaaaaaattatttttggttgCAACTTTATAAGTGATAAAAAAACTGAGTCTTTTATTTGACTGTTTAATAAATTCATATAAGTCATGCCTAAAGGTGTACCAAACGTAATTATCACTGATTAAGATCTAGGGTATACCAAACACATTCCTAGAAAAATTATCGCCTTTGACATTTCGTGACTACTATCAAAGTATAAAGAATGTTATTGGAAATTCTATAACACCTAATGAATTTGATTGATAAACCTAGTTAGCCTAATCTGACTAGTCCTTGGGTGATCAGTCCGACGCCGACCCACGGAATTTTTCCAtaggccaccagggtaaatcggaaaACGCTCGTGGCGGGCGGCCAAACCGTAATATCGTTTGGTTGTGCGtcccatttagaggaaaaattcttgtaaattcACCATAGCAGGGGATAAAATCACGGGTGCCTGCATGACAATCTGGATGCCCTACCGCTGCACCATAGCCCCAGGGGCAACACTAGATGAATTTGAGAATTCATGGAAAGATGTTATTAAGTGTGCtaacttggagaaaaatgattggttgtcatTGATGTACGAATTGCAACACAAGTGAGTGCCAACATATTTTAGCTACGTATTTTATGCTAGAATGTCAAAGAGTCAA from Zingiber officinale cultivar Zhangliang chromosome 6B, Zo_v1.1, whole genome shotgun sequence carries:
- the LOC121991536 gene encoding uncharacterized protein LOC121991536 — its product is MASMCLIYLSLLFSLLLCSIEGRNNIPLTVEEDLELENELQSLNKPPVKVLKSFTGDLFDCIQMYKQPAFDHPALKNHKLQIRPSFQTKNDVNMDEKFKPVLDPGFNDTCPLGTVLIRRTRKEDLIIAKELPKYFRNYGSRYHVLDSSEQNYYAIAESQNGRYHGFESKITTWALPNVGPNQVSQNQVWMMGDVDGDYDDLNVIQTGWHVYPQLYKDTSSRFFTFFTTDGYQTGCMNLNCKGFVQVSATHAPGFAFKGDNLSTYGGLQAYFDFRIQKDPQSGNWWLAMDRANLGYWPKELFPNLDVSKLIQFGGQVRTPNDVPSPPMGNGHFPQEGYDKASFFLFSRFIGEDNQAYTPGEGSASLKTNADAKYYQIAGDPPSRGDWDVAYGGPGGLVAGHSSSDASAQLPSSPSPLDEPILAETPKFLLLTSHRDSSPVLAETPKFPLLTVAFPRHDA